A genomic region of Chelmon rostratus isolate fCheRos1 chromosome 8, fCheRos1.pri, whole genome shotgun sequence contains the following coding sequences:
- the LOC121610650 gene encoding free fatty acid receptor 2 isoform X2, with protein MQECHTRLCLSVYVITFVLGFPANVLAFYTFCKKMQEVMNDMLWDMPYPLCPLSGFIFYMTIYNSTFFLTAVSVERYLGVAYPIQHSLKRRPVYAVAASIFFWIFSFINLSIVFIMPFFNHENSPNTTSGHNASASSATGDHAEVCYENFTEAQLKILLPVRLELCVVLFCIPFLICCFCYINFIRILSKLQHIDRRRRLRAIGMALGTLLVFAFCFGPYNVSHIIGFITWKSPDWRDKALLCSTFNACLDPLIFYFSSAAVRGTVGRVMEGVKSRLNRCMSCHMFGALWGINKTAKDKEPKQEEINAI; from the exons ATGCAGGAGTGCCACACCcggctgtgtctgtctgtctacgTCATCACCTTCGTGCTGGGCTTCCCCGCCAACGTCCTCGCCTTCTACACGTTCTGCAAGAAG ATGCAGGAGGTGATGAACGACATGCTCTGGGACATGCCCTACCCCCTGTGCCCTCTGTCTGGCTTCATCTTCTACATGACCATCTACAACAGCACCTTCTTCCTCACTGCGGTCAGCGTAGAGCGCTACCTGGGCGTGGCTTATCCCATCCAGCACAGCCTGAAGCGGCGGCCTGTGTACGCTGTCGCCGCCAGCATCTTCTTCTGGATTTTCTCCTTCATCAACCTGAGCATTGTGTTCATCATGCCCTTCTTTAACCATGAAAACTCTCCGAACACCACTTCTGGCCACAACGCTTCAGCCAGCTCTGCCACTGGCGACCATGCGGAGGTGTGCTATGAGAATTTCACCGAGGCTCAGCTGAAAATCCTCCTGCCTGTGCGTCTGGAGCTCTGCGTGGTACTTTTCTGCATCCCTTTCCTGATTTGCTGTTTCTGCTACATCAACTTCATCAGGATCCTGTCCAAGCTGCAGCACATTGACCGACGCAGACGCCTGCGGGCTATTGGCATGGCTTTGGGAACACTTCTGGTGTTCGCTTTCTGTTTTGGCCCCTATAACGTCTCGCACATCATCGGCTTTATTACGTGGAAGAGTCCTGACTGGAGAGACAaggctctgctctgcagcaccTTCAATGCTTGTCTCGACCCTCTGATTTTCTACTTCTCCTCCGCTGCTGTGAGAGGGACCGTGGGTCGTGTGATGGAAGGGGTTAAGAGTCGCCTAAACAGGTGCATGTCCTGTCACATGTTCGGGGCCTTGTGGGGAATTAACAAGACAGCAAAAGATAAGGAACCCAAACAAGAGGAGATCAATGCTATCTAA
- the LOC121610650 gene encoding free fatty acid receptor 2 isoform X1, which produces MQECHTRLCLSVYVITFVLGFPANVLAFYTFCKKVRQKPTPIDILLLNLTISDLLFLLFLPFKMQEVMNDMLWDMPYPLCPLSGFIFYMTIYNSTFFLTAVSVERYLGVAYPIQHSLKRRPVYAVAASIFFWIFSFINLSIVFIMPFFNHENSPNTTSGHNASASSATGDHAEVCYENFTEAQLKILLPVRLELCVVLFCIPFLICCFCYINFIRILSKLQHIDRRRRLRAIGMALGTLLVFAFCFGPYNVSHIIGFITWKSPDWRDKALLCSTFNACLDPLIFYFSSAAVRGTVGRVMEGVKSRLNRCMSCHMFGALWGINKTAKDKEPKQEEINAI; this is translated from the coding sequence ATGCAGGAGTGCCACACCcggctgtgtctgtctgtctacgTCATCACCTTCGTGCTGGGCTTCCCCGCCAACGTCCTCGCCTTCTACACGTTCTGCAAGAAGGTGAGGCAGAAACCCACGCCGATAGACATCCTGCTCCTGAACCTGACCATCTCcgacctcctcttcctcctcttcctgccctTCAAGATGCAGGAGGTGATGAACGACATGCTCTGGGACATGCCCTACCCCCTGTGCCCTCTGTCTGGCTTCATCTTCTACATGACCATCTACAACAGCACCTTCTTCCTCACTGCGGTCAGCGTAGAGCGCTACCTGGGCGTGGCTTATCCCATCCAGCACAGCCTGAAGCGGCGGCCTGTGTACGCTGTCGCCGCCAGCATCTTCTTCTGGATTTTCTCCTTCATCAACCTGAGCATTGTGTTCATCATGCCCTTCTTTAACCATGAAAACTCTCCGAACACCACTTCTGGCCACAACGCTTCAGCCAGCTCTGCCACTGGCGACCATGCGGAGGTGTGCTATGAGAATTTCACCGAGGCTCAGCTGAAAATCCTCCTGCCTGTGCGTCTGGAGCTCTGCGTGGTACTTTTCTGCATCCCTTTCCTGATTTGCTGTTTCTGCTACATCAACTTCATCAGGATCCTGTCCAAGCTGCAGCACATTGACCGACGCAGACGCCTGCGGGCTATTGGCATGGCTTTGGGAACACTTCTGGTGTTCGCTTTCTGTTTTGGCCCCTATAACGTCTCGCACATCATCGGCTTTATTACGTGGAAGAGTCCTGACTGGAGAGACAaggctctgctctgcagcaccTTCAATGCTTGTCTCGACCCTCTGATTTTCTACTTCTCCTCCGCTGCTGTGAGAGGGACCGTGGGTCGTGTGATGGAAGGGGTTAAGAGTCGCCTAAACAGGTGCATGTCCTGTCACATGTTCGGGGCCTTGTGGGGAATTAACAAGACAGCAAAAGATAAGGAACCCAAACAAGAGGAGATCAATGCTATCTAA